TTTCCAGGTGAGGGgatgtagtagtttttttttttttttttttttttacaacaaaggaggcagctcaagggcacacacaaaaaagaaaacaataataaaaaaaaagcccgctactcgctgctcctaaaaaagaaacaaaagaggtggcagaaagcaagatcaaatacggaaggagaggtgtcctgataccctcctcttgaaagagttcaagtcgtaggcaggaggaaatacagatgaaggaagattgttccagagtttaccagcgtgagggatgaaagagtgaagatgctggttaactcttgcataaggggtttggacagtatagggatgagcatgagtagaaagtcgagtgcagcggggccgcgggagttggtgaggcatgcagttagcaagttcagaagagcagtcagcgtggaaatatcgatagaagatagaaagagaggcaacattgcggcggaatttaagaggtagaagactatcagtatgaggaggagagctgatgagacgaagagccttagcctccactctgtccagaagagctgtgagtggagcccctccacacatgagatgcatattccatacgagggcggacaaggcccctgtatatggacagcaactgtgcaggggagaagaactggcggagacggtacagaacgcccagcctcgaggaagctgatttagtaagagatgagatatgaagtttccagttgagattttgagttaaggatagaccgaggatgtttagtgttaaggaaggtgatagctgggtgttgtcaaagaataggggatagttgtttggaagattgtgtcgagtggatagatggagaaactgcgtttttgaggcgttgaaggacaccaggttcttcttgccccaatcggaaataatagtaaggtctgaggctcagcgttctgcagcctccagccttgagtcgttaagttcctgtagggtgggtcttctattaaaagaagttgagtaatgcagagtgggatcatcggcgtaggaatggattggacagttcgttttggaaagaagatcatcaatgaacaacagaaaaagagtgggagataggacagaaccctgtgggacaccactgttaatagatttaggggaagaacagtgactagtacaggctagtagtagtagtagtagtagtagtagtagtagtagtggtggtagtagtcgtggcagtagtggtagttgtagtagtagtagcagtatgaGTCGTAGTAATTAAGGAGATGAAAGTGGGAGAttatgagagaagaaaaagcaacaagaaaaagaatataggaaGAGTGGACGATAaggagtagggagagaaggaagagaaggaagaagaggtgaatgaGAAGGAGGTAgacgaggagaagaggaaaaggtggtagtattagtagtagtcggaggaggaggagggggagggctgTTGTTATTGTAGAAGAgaggatgaatgtgtgtgtgtgtgtgtgtgtgtgtgtgtgtgtgtgtgtgtgtgagagcataATAAGGtgcaaatatgagagagagagagagagagagagagagagagagacacttacAGATACATCAATTTTAATTCAATGTTTgatataaatatgtgtgtgtgtgtgtgtgtgtatatatatatatatatatatatatatatatatatatatatatatatatatatatatatatatatatatatatatatatatatatatatatatatatatatatatatatatatatatatatatatatatatatatatatatatatatatatatatatatatatatatatatatatatatatatatatatatatatacagtcgtccctcaaatagtacgggggttagggactcatgaaccccgtactattcgaaaatccgtataaaattagtgcccccccttgaaacactcctgggctgcgtttgaggaAGGTAATTGACTCTTGGtacgtcccgagtgctctcaaacgtgtgacacggcagcacgagttgccaactcggcacgatCGCtccgctcccggctttgagaggtggaacgCCTCTGTACTGTgttgacgtcatcagcaaatatggcggcccaaacaaacacataagtgcttccattgcatcaggaagatcagcgtaccccattttgctgcaagtgagacgccgttaccatagcactatgatagatacagcaaacactgctctcattcacgtggtatgctctccctactgcaacgtaactcatcccaaaacgtaacttctcctaaatctgaattcttctgcaaggtgaacacctttctcgaatgctttggggtgctttcagcaggtgttttggtagaacagtgttgccactcacgccatggctacttggtgcgacgagcgggaaatttaaaaatcctaaaaaaaatcttccatgacaatccgtataaaaccgaaaccgtactatttgagggatgactgtatgtatgtatatatatatatatatatatatatatatatatatatatatatatatatatatatatatatatatatatatatatatatatatatatatatatttataaatatatataaataaattaagataaataaataaataagtaaatgtattatatatttatttatttaattaatcATGTATTCTCGAGACAATCGTAGTAataatatattttcctcctcctcctcccccagaggGTCACCCTGTCCCACGAGGGCACACACCTCTGTCtcaggaacaacaacaataacgacctCCAGGGGTACCCCGCCCAACTCCAGGTGCGCCCCCTGCCCCCGGATGACCTGTGGACCGACGTGTACAAAGTGAGGACACGAAACTGACCACTAACCTCTGTCAACTAACTTCCTATCATTAACCTCTGTCAACTACCTCTCAATAATTTCCTATCACTAACCTCCTACCACTAACCTCTGTCAAATAACTCCCAATCGATTACTACCCACAAAGGTACAACTTATATTTAATCTCTTATCAGTAACCACTGACCTGTTTCACTAACCACCATAATCAAACTACTGACCTCCTATCACTAACCATGCACTAACCATTAACCACTACATATCACCTTAACACTAACCTCATCACTAATCCCTTTCTTTTGTGGCCTGCAAATCTATGCATGTATCTCTATGTACCCCCTCTCTCCTCGTGACTGGGTTGTGTGTGGCCTGGAAATCTATGTATCTTTGTGTAACtaactccctctcccctttctcccgccaAGCAGACCAAGTTCGTGACTGGCATCCTGGCCGCCCTGGTGGTGGCTGCAATGTTCGCTCTGGGCTGCCTCGTTTACCAGTACCGCTGGCAGCCGCGCCCCGAGAAAGGTGGGTGAGGTGACCTGTTGTGGGGTGGAGTGATTACATACAGTAGAAGCAGGGGCCGTGTACAcccttgccagattatcgtactcagagcctcgtatttatttatttatttctgatccatagctattgccaaaaaacaccaataattaaccattttaacgagaactatatatgaaggcagttattggggtcgaggaggcagtttttgggtcggaatttggcaaacataggaggctgagtacgacaatctggcaacattggcCGTGTATGTATAGgctgtttcttctttgtttttgttttctgtccgCACTATGTCTTCATGGGCAATGCAAGGGTTAGGGTAAGACCGTGGggtcatattaaaaaaaaaaaatacttcggcgcccaagtacacatattcgacaaggctttcgtaggagtttggggcatttccaggggtagctttatgatccTGGGGGTAGGTTGACCcccctgtatcatgaacctaaaacatcACTTAGGAACCCGACtggtctcctttttggcccttggaaatagttgatgtgagagccgaaagcgtctaacaaTATCGACCCTACTAATACcaccttctcccttgttgtttacctgcaacaataaactatcaatcaatcatctccCTTCCCACCAGACGGGCTTCCCATCCTCTCTACCCCCATTGGCTACGAGAACCCGGCCATGTCCAAAATCGAGGGGGATGAGGAGTCCAACTGCTCCACCAACATGTAAGGGCGAGGTCACAGGTCacggaagtagaaaaagaagaaggatgggtatagaagaagaacaggaagaatagTGTGTTGTGTGGATAAAGAAAAGGTTAGGAAAGcggaggaaagagtagaggaagaaagtataatggaaaggagagagagagagggaaaacaacGAAGAAGAGGGATGACTAGGAGAGCAGAATAGGAAGAATAGTGTGttgtggaaaaaataaaagggtaggaaagtggaagaaggaatagagaaagaatatagagaagggaaaaggagaaaataggaaagttgGGAAGAATCAACACGAAGAATgaggaaacgaaagggagagaagagaaagtgttggaaatggaaggagaaaaaaaggaaggtaggaaggtacagtatgagtaaggaaagagaatgggaaatgtggaaaaaggaagaaagagtagagaaaggagataagggaagggaaggaagaaggtaaggaggtggggacgggaaggagagagagaaaaatgaagatggtgtgaagaaaataaaagataaataaagaggttgATAAGTAAAAGGTCACCAatgtagatatagagatagagacagaatTTCACATGTTACAATTTCTACACTTTTTATAGTGTTTATGGTtgtgattttcttcttttacttctcattttaaccataacgaaagaaagacaaatatataTGTAGCCTATACGGCATTAATCTTATAACTACTATGTATTTATAAATTGAAGAGAAAATTAGTGAAAGAAATGTTACTATTTATATTCTAGTAATAAAATGTTTACCAGTATTATTgttgacaatgagagagagagagagagagtaggctatCATGTAACCTCATAAGCATCAAAATTAACACaaagaaattataagaaaaataaaccaaTAGACGAAATTAAAACTAtcatcaaaataaacacacaggagttataagaaaaaaaaaaactcatgaaaacacaaaaattataaggaaagataaaacaacatataagaacataataaAAGACATTGAATACAACAACTGCAGTAGAGGCTTTTTATACTTCTGTCCTTTTCATTATATATGTTTTAACTGCTCAAAggacaaaataaaataagaacCATAACTCATTCGTAATTAAATTCCAAAAGCAGATCATTTTACATTTATGATAGTGCCGAAAGAGGAACCATCACCGAATCCCAATCAAATATGGTGGGAGATCTTTTGTTTACTCTTTAGTACTGAACGAGAAACAGAAGGGGGAGGGTGTTGcgtacgtgtgcgtgtgtttgtgtgtgagaaaACAAACAAGGTAAAAGGGAAATACGAAAAGACCAAAAGTATAGGATAAAACTTACGGAAAATATAAAAGTTAGCAAAGTGGATGGAAAAACGGCGCCAAGTGCATAGTGAAGTGTCCAAGAGTAAAGAACCAAGAACAGgtcaaaagatgaagaagaggtcAAATAGCTTTACAGGAAGGCGgtaaaaaaggaatgaaatagCATTACACTAGTTTACAGAAAGGGGTAAAAAGAACTCAAATAGCTTTACAGGAAGGGGTAAAAAGATATCAAAATAGCTTTACAGAAAGGGGTAAAAAGAAGTCAAATAGCTTTACAGGAAGGGGTAAAAAGATGTCAAATAGCTTTACAGGAAGGGGTAAAAAGAAGTCAAATAGCTTTACAGGAAGGGGTAAAAAGATGTCAAATAGCTTTACAGGAAGGGGTAAAAAGATGTCAAATAGCTTTACAGGAAGGGGTAAAAAGATGTCAAATAGCTTTACAGGAAGGGGTAAAAAGATGTCAAATAGCTTTACAGGAAGGAGTAAAAAGATGTCAAATAGCTTTACAGGAAGGGGTAAAAAGAAGTCAAATAGCTTTACAGGAAGGAGTAAAAAGATGTCATATAGCTTTACAGGAAGGGGTAAAAAGAAGTCAAATAGCTTTAcaggaagaggtaaaaagaagTCAAATAGCTTTACAGGAAGTGGCAAAAAAAGTTAAATAGCTTTACAGGAAGGGGTAAAAAGAAGTCAAATAGCTTTACAGGAAGGGGTAAAAAGAAGTCAAATAGCTTTACAGGAAGGGGTAAAAGATGTCAAATAGCTTTACAGGAAGGGGTAAAAGATGTCAAATAGCTTTACAGGAAGGGGTAAAAAGAAGTCAAATAGCTTTACAGGAAGGGGTAAAAAGATGTCAAATAGCTTTACAGGAAGGGGTAAAAAGATATCAAAATAGCTTTACAGGAAGGGGTAAAAAGATATCAAAATAGCTTTACAGGAAGGGGTAAAAAGATATCAAAATAGCTTTACAGGAAGGGGTAAAAAGATATCAAAATAGCTTTACAGGAAGGGGTAAAAAGATATCAAAATAGCTTTACAGGAAGGGGTAAAAGATGTCGAATAGCTTTAC
Above is a window of Eriocheir sinensis breed Jianghai 21 chromosome 16, ASM2467909v1, whole genome shotgun sequence DNA encoding:
- the LOC126999275 gene encoding uncharacterized protein LOC126999275 isoform X2: MAFSSLVVMKVVLMVFPLLVLGTETVMSPVMPKEGDEFLLECSGSGDMAYFLLHQKGDALEVGHHDELQIVVFQNATVFFQRVTLSHEGTHLCLRNNNNNDLQGYPAQLQVRPLPPDDLWTDVYKTKFVTGILAALVVAAMFALGCLVYQYRWQPRPEKDGLPILSTPIGYENPAMSKIEGDEESNCSTNM
- the LOC126999275 gene encoding uncharacterized protein LOC126999275 isoform X1, giving the protein MAFSSLVVMKVVLMVFPLLVLGTETVMSPVMPKEGDEFLLECSGSGDMAYFLLHQKGDALEVGHHDELQIVVFQNATVFFQRVTLSHEGTHLCLRNNNNNDLQGYPAQLQVRPLPPDDLWTDVYKQTKFVTGILAALVVAAMFALGCLVYQYRWQPRPEKDGLPILSTPIGYENPAMSKIEGDEESNCSTNM